A single region of the Lycium barbarum isolate Lr01 chromosome 2, ASM1917538v2, whole genome shotgun sequence genome encodes:
- the LOC132627673 gene encoding phosphoglycerate mutase-like protein 1 isoform X1, giving the protein MEKIFITTPILLDSVICQRPLFSLSLSPPFQHTRCSVKATYSHSDMDVSGGQSVYPLHRCKTIHLVRHAQGIHNVEGEKDHSAYRSPHLFDAHLTPLGWQQVDNLRKHVHASGISKKVELVITSPLLRCMQTAVGVFGGEGYTDGIDVPPLMVTDAGNSNHPAISSLNCPSFIAVEGCREHLGVHWCDKRRSISEYKPLFPAVDFSLIESDDDVLWEPDTRELNEDVASRGMKFFKWLWTRKEKEIAIVTHSGFLTHTLSAFGNDCHPDVKNEIARRYENCELRSMVIVDRSMIGSDSSATDYPGKIPSGVDAPSDNTCIDHPDGLPH; this is encoded by the exons atggagAAGATTTTTATCACAACACCCATTTTATTGGACTCTGTTATATGCCAACGTcccctcttctctctttctctttcccctCCG TTTCAACATACTCGGTGCAGTGTAAAAGCAACTTATAGTCATTCAG ATATGGACGTCTCTGGAGGTCAAAGTGTGTATCCTTTACACCGTTGCAAAACTATACATCTG GTGAGGCATGCTCAGGGGATTCACAATGTGGAAGGAGAAAAGGACCACAGTGCCTACCGATCTCCACATCTTTTCGATGCACACCTTACTCCTCTTGGCTGGCAGCAG GTAGACAATCTACGGAAACATGTTCACGCGTCTGGAATTTCTAAGAAGGTGGAACTAGTTATCACTTCTCCTCTATTGAG GTGTATGCAAACAGCAGTTGGAGTTTTTGGTGGAGAAGGATACACAGATGGAATAGATGTTCCCCCACTCATGGTGACAGATGCAGGAAACAGTAACCATCCAGCAATTTCAAGTTTAAATTGCCCTTCCTTCATTGCGGTGGAGGGTTGTCGTGAACACTTG GGAGTTCATTGGTGTGATAAGAGGAGAAGCATTAGCGAATACAAGCCTCTATTTCCTGCAGTTGATTTTTCCTTG ATTGAATCTGATGATGATGTTCTCTGGGAGCCTGATACTAGAGAGTTAAATGAAGACGTTGCTTCCAGAGGAATGAAGTTCTTCAAGTG GTTGTGGACACGGAAGGAGAAGGAGATTGCTATTGTGACACACAGTGGATTCTTGACCCATACACTCAGTGCATTTGGTAATGATTGTCATCCAGATGTGAAGAATGAGATAGCCAGACG ATACGAGAACTGTGAACTTCGGTCCATGGTTATCGTTGACAGAAG CATGATTGGATCAGATTCTTCAGCAACTGATTATCCAGGAAAAATTCCAAGTGGAGTAGATGCGCCAAGTGACAATACATGTATTGATCATCCAGATGGATTGCCACACTGA
- the LOC132627673 gene encoding phosphoglycerate mutase-like protein 1 isoform X2, producing MDVSGGQSVYPLHRCKTIHLVRHAQGIHNVEGEKDHSAYRSPHLFDAHLTPLGWQQVDNLRKHVHASGISKKVELVITSPLLRCMQTAVGVFGGEGYTDGIDVPPLMVTDAGNSNHPAISSLNCPSFIAVEGCREHLGVHWCDKRRSISEYKPLFPAVDFSLIESDDDVLWEPDTRELNEDVASRGMKFFKWLWTRKEKEIAIVTHSGFLTHTLSAFGNDCHPDVKNEIARRYENCELRSMVIVDRSMIGSDSSATDYPGKIPSGVDAPSDNTCIDHPDGLPH from the exons ATGGACGTCTCTGGAGGTCAAAGTGTGTATCCTTTACACCGTTGCAAAACTATACATCTG GTGAGGCATGCTCAGGGGATTCACAATGTGGAAGGAGAAAAGGACCACAGTGCCTACCGATCTCCACATCTTTTCGATGCACACCTTACTCCTCTTGGCTGGCAGCAG GTAGACAATCTACGGAAACATGTTCACGCGTCTGGAATTTCTAAGAAGGTGGAACTAGTTATCACTTCTCCTCTATTGAG GTGTATGCAAACAGCAGTTGGAGTTTTTGGTGGAGAAGGATACACAGATGGAATAGATGTTCCCCCACTCATGGTGACAGATGCAGGAAACAGTAACCATCCAGCAATTTCAAGTTTAAATTGCCCTTCCTTCATTGCGGTGGAGGGTTGTCGTGAACACTTG GGAGTTCATTGGTGTGATAAGAGGAGAAGCATTAGCGAATACAAGCCTCTATTTCCTGCAGTTGATTTTTCCTTG ATTGAATCTGATGATGATGTTCTCTGGGAGCCTGATACTAGAGAGTTAAATGAAGACGTTGCTTCCAGAGGAATGAAGTTCTTCAAGTG GTTGTGGACACGGAAGGAGAAGGAGATTGCTATTGTGACACACAGTGGATTCTTGACCCATACACTCAGTGCATTTGGTAATGATTGTCATCCAGATGTGAAGAATGAGATAGCCAGACG ATACGAGAACTGTGAACTTCGGTCCATGGTTATCGTTGACAGAAG CATGATTGGATCAGATTCTTCAGCAACTGATTATCCAGGAAAAATTCCAAGTGGAGTAGATGCGCCAAGTGACAATACATGTATTGATCATCCAGATGGATTGCCACACTGA